In the genome of Magnetococcales bacterium, the window TCAGGCGATAGGGCTTGGAGACCACGTCGTTGAGGCGTCCGGCCAGGGTCATGGCGATTTTTTCATCGGCACACTGAGTCAGGATCGCTGCAAATTCATCCCCCCCCAGACGAAAGACCGCATCAGAGTCCCGCAAGGTGTGATGCAGGCGTCCGGCGACCTCTTTGAGGAGCAGGTCACCGATATCGTGACCCAGGGTATCGTTGATGGGCTTGAAGTGGTCCAGATCGAGATAAAAAACCGCCAACTGCCCACCATGGCGCTGACAGAGGGCCAGGGCCGTACTGAGAATATCATCAAAAAGCCGCCGGTTGCCGAGACCCGTCAGGGGATCTTTAACCGCCATGTTGGCAAACTTTTCCTTCTGTTCATGGAGCTGGCCGATGTGGGCGTAGACCGTGAAGGAGGCCATCTCCAGGGCGTGATCCAAGCGTTTGATCTCATTGCCGTCCACCGTCGCGGTCCCTGAGTTGGTGACATCATCCGAAACACTGGTGGCGCACACATCCAAAAGCACCGACGCCTTGGCGAAAAGTTTGCGCAAGGGGTGGATTAAAAAATAGTAAGCGCCGATTCCCAGCAGCAGTACCAGCATAAAGAGAACCACCGCCAGCCACATCAGCCGATAGCTGCTCTGAAAGAGTGCTCCATGGGAGGGGACCAGATCGATGTGGGTGACGATAGCGAGGGTGCGATCCCCCAGATGAATGGGGGCGATATGTTGTGCCCTGGCCAGATCGTGTTCCTCCCAAAAGAGGGGCTTTTCCAGGGCGATGGCTTTTTTGACCCGGGCGTCACTTATGGGCAACCAATTGCCGGGGGATGCCAGGGGATCGGAGAGAACTTTCCCGGGAAGGGCGATGGAAACAAGGGTGTCGAAGCGGCTGTTGGCGAAGGCAGCCTGGGGGGGACCGATCCGGTTACCCACCACCACCACACCTTGCACGTTCCCCTGATCGAAAAGAGGGGTATGGACGGCGTGGAGGAGCCCCCTTTCATCTTCCAGGGTGATACGCACGGTCTCACCGGCAAGGGCTTTTTCGATACCTGGGGTGAGGGGGGTTGGGGATTGATCACCGGGTGCATGGGCACGATAGATCAACCCCCCTTTGGCATCCACGATCAGAAGCAAATCCGCTCCCAGGCCTGGAAAATAGACATCGAGCTTGCGCCGCAGGATGTTGAGCCCCGCTTCCGGGTCTTCAGAATGTTTCACCAGGCCCCGTTTGAGCAGTCGATCCCCCTGGAGCACCCGGGCCAAACGGTCGAGCCCTAAAAGCTCTTCGTCGAGATTGGTCTGTACGGCTTCACGCACCGTCTCCAGAGAGAGGGCCAGATCCCGGTGTATATTTTTATGAACCGGCAAATAGTTGATGTAATATCCGGAAACAATGCTGGCCAAAGCGGTCAAGGCCAGCATGGCTAGAATCGGATAGATCAGGCTCTGTCGAGTCCACATGGGCTTTTTCTCGGAAAGAGAGACAAAAATTTTTTAAGCACCTATTAAAAAAATATAACAGTCAAGCCCAAAGGATCAATGCCGTTCCCCGGTTTTTTTGTAAGTCTTTGTAACTCGTGACAAAGACTTACTGATAATTTCGAATCACCGAGAGCAGCTGCACCTTACGGATCGGCTTGGTCAGGTGCAAGTCGCAACCCGCTGCCAGAATGCGGTCGGTGTCCTCTTTCATGGCAAAGGCCGTAAGCGCGATAATGGGGATCGATTTGAGCCCCTTTTCCCGCTCCCAACGGCGATAGTTCCGGGTGGCGGTATAGCCGTCCATGACCGGCATCTGCATATCCATGAAGGTCAGGTCGTAGGTGTTGGCCTGTAGTTTTTCCAAGGCTTCCTGGCCATTTTCAGCCATATCGATCCGGTGGGGCTCTTTTTTCAGAAAGGCCTGAATCAGCACCCGGTTGTCCTCGGAGTCATCCACCAGCAAAATCGACATGGGGCGGATCGGCTCCAGGTCCAAAGCAGGCTGTTGGCTTTGTGGTATCCCAGAGACCGATAGGGGGGAGACGCGGTTGAGAATGTCGGCATCAGCCAAAACACCCTCTTCAGCGGTGACAACCCGGGGCAATCGAACGGTAAAGTGGAAGGTGGAGCCCTGGCTCGGTTGGCTTTTTACCTGCAAATGCCCCCCCATCATTTCGACCAGATTGTTGCAGATCGCCAGCCCCAACCCCGTCCCCCCATGGCGGCGACTGGTGGATGAGTCCACCTGGGTGAAGGGGGCAAAAATGGTGGATTGTTTCTCCTTGGGAATACCGATGCCGGAATCAATCACCGAAAAGCGCAGGCGCTCCTTTTCCCCGGCACGGTGGGTGGGTTGCACTTTCAGAACAACCTGGCCTTCGTCGGTAAACTTGACCGCATTGCCCATCAGGTTGAATAAAATCTGCCGCAAGCGGGTTTCATCACCGATCACCTTGTGCATCAAAGGATCGACTATTTCGTGGTCAATCGTGATGCCCTTTAAAGAGGCCACCTCCCGAAAAATATCGACAATGTCCCGCACCAACTGTGGCAGATCAAAGGCGACCGATTCGATCTCCAGCTGCCCCGCTTCGATTTTGGATAGATCGAGAATATCGTTGATCAGGGTGAGTAGAGACTCCCCGGCCCGATTGAAAATCCGGACATGGCGCTGCTGCTCCGGGGTCAGATTGGACTCAGCCAGGAGTTCGGCCATCCCTAGAATGGCGTTCATGGGCGTGCGGATTTCGTGGCTCATGATGGCCAGAAAAGCGCTTTTCGCCTGGCTCGCCTCCTGGGCTGAGGAGAGGGCCTCCCGTAGGGATTCGAGCATGCGTTTGCGCTCAGTGATATCCCGCAAATAGGCGGTAAAGAAAAACTGTCCCTCGGCCACCGGAACCACCGTAATAGCCAGTTCGGTTTCGATCCGACTGCCGTCTGCGCGAAGTGCCTGGACCTCGATGAGACTGTTTAATATCCGGCCCTGCCCCGATTTCAGGTAGTTATCCAGCCCTTGCCGGTGCTGCTCCCTCACCTCAGGCGGAATCAGGAACGCGGCCATCTCCTGACCGATCACCTCCTCAGCCGAATAGCCGAAAAGCTTTTCTGCAGCCGGGTTGAATTCCATGATGCGGCCTTTTTCGTCAATGCTGATCACCGCATCCAGCGCTGTTCCCAAAATGGCTCGCAGGCGGGCTTCGTTGGTGCGAATCCGGCGATCAGCCTCCTCCTTTTTCAGGGAGACTTTCCCTGCCCGGTGTAGAGCCAGAATCACCAACAGGAACAGTACCAGCGCCACCCCAAACAAAATAGCCAGGGAGCGAAAGAGCATCTGCTCCAGGGTATCCCTCTCCCGGGTGATGTCGAAATAGATCTCGAAAGCCCCGAAAAAGACCCCTTTGCGCATGAGGGGAACATAGGTTTCCACCACATCCAGTGGGATGATTTCCCCCTCCATGGAGCGGTGGTTTTTGGTGACTGTTTTGGTAAAAATCCGACCCTGGGAGACAATTTTGTGGAAATAGGGTTTGGTATTGATCTGCCCCAGCTCTTCTGCTTGCGACCCGGCGATAATCTGGCCGGCAGAGGAAAAAAGCCGATATTTGTGGATGGTAAAATCCTTTTGAAGCTGATTCCACTCATCCAAATGCGCTTGGACTACCTCAAACGAGGGATCCTGGGCCTGGGGATCCAGCGTGAGATAGTAGGACATATGCCCGGCTACCCGTTCCGCTTCCGCCTCCTTGCTCTGGGTTAAAAGATCGATAAAAGCGGGATAGGTAACATAAACCGTGAACAGGGGCAGGCTGGCTGCCAGCAACACCGACAGCATGAAGAGATTTCGCAGCAGTTTGCTTTTTAAAATCCCCATCCGGATTTTCTCCTTGAGGCCGTTTCCACCCTCGACGGCAGCTTAACTCCCTCCCCCCCTTCATCTCTCCCGGGACTTGCATGGCTCACAGCATGGGCCATTGGAAAGGAGGCAGGATAGTACCATTATTTGGTGCCTTTAGACAAAATTCCACACCATCATCACAATAATTTAATTTATGGCAAAAAAAACCAGATTCAAAACAGACCAGTATCAGGGGCAGCCACCATCCTCCCAAACCGGTATGCGTGCAGGATCATTCGTTGGCCGCGAGTAAAGGCCGGGGAATGGATTGGTGGCAAAACAGGAAGCTGGTATGGCTTCTTCACACCTGGCCCGCCACTCAAAGTGCGGGAAGAGATGTTTCCAGAAAATGGATGATGCAGACACCCCTTTGGGAGGGCAGCCATGCAGCGGAACAATGAATAAAAAAGACCGAAAGGCCTTGCAGAAATGGTAAAAAATGAAAATTCAACTCAACGATCCCTCCCCCTTGGCCGATAAGCTTCCTCACAGGCTAAAAAAAAGCAGAAAACTATCTGGCAGGGAGAAGACAGGATGAACGTCAAGGATACACTGAGAGGCATCATTGGCAAAGGTGGTCGGATTTGTTTGGGGTTGGCGCTGTCGGTCGCTGTCTCCGGCTGTATCAGTGGAATCGACCCGACCTACTATCCCCTGCCCACTTATGAGATGCCCACCTCGGTGACTCTACAGAGCCGTCCCGTGCAGGTGATGGTGCAGCCGGAGCCGGTGGTGATCGAAAAAGAACCGGAGCCCAAGCCAGAACCCAAGATGGTCACCACCATCGTGCCTCAACCCCCCATGATGGTGCAGCGTCCGCCGGTATTGATGCAGCGCCCTCCGGTCCTGGTGCAGCCTCCCCCGGTGCTGACAAAACAAGCCCCGGTGCTGGTCCCCCAAGCCCCGGTGTGGGTCAAGCAACCCCCGGTGATGGTTCCCAGACCCTCCCTGGTGATTCAACAGCCTGAGAGCGCTCTGCAACAACAGAGCCTGGCGACCCCCACCATGGGTCAGATGCAGGCCGTTCCCACCATGGGTCAAATTCAGCCCATGATGCCCAGGACTACCATGCAGACGGCCAATCCCGTCGCCAAGATGCAACCGACCACCATGGTTCCCGTGCAACCTTCGACCGCCATGGTTCGGATGCAGCCCGCAACCCCCATGGTTCAAATGCAGCCCATGAATCCCATGGTTCGAATGCAGCCCATGAACGCCATGGTTCCCATGCAGACCATGCTGCCCATGGTTCGGATGCAAACGGTTGCCCCGGTGGTGCCGGTTCAACCCACGATCACCACCACACCCGTCATTTCCCCAGCACCGCCAGTAGAAGAGATGCCGCTCACTTCCCCTGAGGAAGCGATTGCCAAAGTGGCCACTCCCCTGGCAGCCCCCCCCGCCCCCAAGTGATGATTGGCAGCGGATTGGGTAGCCGGTTTGGGCAATAAACGAAAAAAAAGGCCAAAAAGATGAAAAAAATGGTAAGATCTTTCCCCGTTAGCGGTAAATGGCTCCTTTCAGCCGCCATTTTGGTTGGGGTTGCTACAGCGACCTCCCCCGCAAAGGCCCAGGACCAATTCGTCCCCCAGATGCCTTTGAACCAAACCAATGCCATACCGGTCAAGGTGCGTTCCAAATTTGCCCACCCGGTTGAATATTGGTGGCACAAGGATCCCTCTTATACGGGTGACTGGGACTACTATACCCCGGTGGTGGATAGCTCCCTGCCGATACCGGTCACCACGATTGAAGAGGTTGAGGTCGACATCAAACCCGGCCCTGGAGTCAATCCCGTCGCCCTGGGACTACAAATGTGGAAGGGGTGGATCGGAACCGCTATAGGCATGGTGGCCAACAACCGATAGAGTACAAACCAACCCGATATCGAATCGCCCATTTGACCGACAAGAGCCCAAGGCCATCGGCATAGCGGGTTTCAAAAAAAGATTGTAAATTTTTAACTGGAAGGAAGGAACATCTCAATGAACGTACGCTCTCGCAAGAATGGTCTTACCTCCGCAGTGGTCGCTGGCGCCTTCCTTTTTGCCGGTTCCACTTTTACCCCCACCCCGGCCCGGGCCGATGCGGGTGGTTTGGCTGCCGTGCTGGCTGTAACCGGCATCGTGGGTCTCTTCATCCACTCCGCCAAACCCCAAGCCGACGAGACCAACGCGGGTGAATACGGCGCGTATAACCCCTACAACCCCTTTGAACCCGTCGCTCACGGCGCTGTCGGCGTTCAAGGCGGCTATTACACCCAGGCCGGTTATGCCCCCCAGGCTGCTTATGCCCCCCAGGCTGGCATGATGATGCCCATGACCCAGCAGGTGCCGGTCCAGATGGTGATGCCCACGGCTGCAGCGGCGCAACCCACCTCCACTGACGACAAAGCCGTGATCTACTCCTCGGTCGCCCCCGCCGGTGAAGCTGCCCACATCCAGACCGTCAGCAACGGTCAGGTGCAAGTGCTGGCCGCTCCCCAGTATGCCGGTGTGGCTCTGGTGCCTCAGTATCCCCAGGCCAAAGCAGCCACCCCTGCCCCGGCAGCGGTTCCCGCCAACTCCGGTGTCGCCCTGGTCCCCCAATATATGTACCAGCAAGCGCCTCAGCAGATGGTGATGCACCCCCAGCAGGGTGGCATGCAGTATTACCAACCCATGGTGATCAGCCCCATGATGCCAGCTCGCTGATATCGGCTGCCAACCCACCTGCAAAAGGAGTCATGCCATGGGTGCCACAAGGAATTGGCCCGGTGGGAACAAACCTTGCCGCCAAGGGGTGAAACGCCACTTGGGTTTGGGCAGGGGTGTCGTGGTGTTGCTGGGTCTGCTTATTGCTCTGCCCGCATCGGCCCAGGATGGCCGGGTGAATGGACTGGGTAGCGGATCGGGACATATCTACTATCCCGATTATGCCCTGCCCAAGTTTGTCTATCTGCCCCAGGGAATTCAGGTACGCCAAGCTCTGGTGGTGCCCAACCCGGTGCGTTTTAATCCCAACCGGGTGATGGAAACCCCCAGGTTGCGGGTTGCCCCGAGCAGCAAAAAACGCCGGAGCACCAAGGCCGCCACCAGGCAAAAGGCGGCCAAGGCTGTCCCCGTGACACCCGCCGAAGCAGCCGTTGAAGCCCCGGATGGAGCCGTTGAAGCCCCGGATGGAGCCGATACAAAAGCGACGGATCTTCCGGCTGCGACCACCCCTTTGGCTCCGGAAGCTAAAACAGGTGTCAGCGTATCTGAGGCTGTGAGTGCTTCCAAAACCGTTGCCACGGGATCTGAGGTAACGGCCTCTCCGGGAGATAAAGCCGTCACCGTCTCACCGCTGTCAGCCAGCAAAAAGGCCCGCGTGCAGAGCCTGGTTTCCCCATCCGGAACCAAAAAGCACGAAACAGCCCCGGGAACAGCCAAAAAAGCCGCCACCATCGCCCCAAAGGGATAACGGCTTTCCGCTCCAACGATCCGGGCTGAAATCCCACCACCCAATCCAGCCCAGAGCCGCTTCATGCCCCGCTTTTCCCAACGGCTGACTTCCAAACCAGGAGGCCAGCCGTTTTTGGTTGGTGGTTGCCAAGGGCCCTCCAAAAGGTTGCCTCCGCCCATTCTGTAAGGATTACCCATGCCCCTTCCCCGCCAAAACATCGCCCTCATGATCGCCCAGGCGTGGCAGCCCATCTTGGATCGCCCCATTTATGCCCTGGATGCAAAACTTTTGGATCGGCGGGCATTTTTAAACCTTGCCCTATTGCGCGCCATCGCCTTGGGGAAACAGGCTGCCCGGGGGGATCGGATTTTGGTGCTGGCGGGTCGGGGGGTGGAAAGCTTTATCGATATCGTCGCCGTGTGGGGAATGGGCGGGGTGATCGTGCCGGTAGCGGGGGAGGCCCCTGACGAGCAAATCCGCATCCTATCAACCATTTCCGGAGCCGTGGCTCTCTGTGGCAACCGCGATATTCCGGGCTTGACCACCATCGATACCAGCCAGATGAGCCAAGGGGATACAGCAAGCTCTCCCGTTTTTGAAAATGCGAGGGGATTTCCCATTCAGGATGATCCCGACCGCCCCGAAGATTTGTGTGCGATCCTTTTTACCTCCGGCTCCACAGGCACCCCCAAGGGGGTCCGGATTTCCCATCGCTCTCTGGCTGGCAATGCCCAGGGCACCCTGGCCCAACTCCCCATGGATGGTGATGACCGACTCTTCATCAACATCGGCTTTCATTTTACCAGCGCCATCTGCCATTTTTTGGCCTGCGCCTTTTCCGAAGCCTGCCTGATTGGCGTGGAAAAAAAACAGATGCCCCGGGATATGCTGGAAGCGATCATCCGCAACCGGGCGACTCTCTTTGGTGGGGCTCCCGTGCAGATACGCTGGATCGGGCAACATTTGAAATCGGTCGCCTCTTCTAAAAACCTGGAAAAGCTCCCTCTTACCGGAGTCATTTCATCCGGCGACCATCTGCCTGTAGAGGTGATCGAGACCTTCCGCTTGCACGCCTACGGGATCAAAATTTACACCCTCTATGGCTTGACTGAAACAGGAGGGCGTTTCTGTTTTTTGCCCCCGGAAGAGCTGGAAGAGCGGGCTGGAAGCGTTGGCAAACCCATCAAAGGCCTCACCCTGAAAGTGGTCCATCCAGAAAATGGCTCCTCTATGGAGCCCGGAGAGGTGGGAGAGATTATCGCCGGGGGGGAGCTGCTGTTCGATGGTTATTTCAACAATCCCGAAGCCACCCGCAAAGGACTCACCAAGGCGGGATTTCGCACGGGGGATCTGGGATATTGCGACGAGGAGGGCTTTCTATTTGTCCAGGGACGGCTGGATGATGTTTTCAAGGTGAATGGTCAGAAAGTCTCGGCGGTGGTGATCATGGAGCGCATGATGGCCCTGGGGTGGTTTCAGGATGTGGGGGTGATCGCCCGGGAAACCGAGCCGTTCGGGACGGTTCCGGTGGCTTTTTGTGTGATGAAACCGGGGGTGGATTTTCACAAGGGGCGAACTCTGCGTGCCTTGCGCAAACAGCTCTCCGGAAACCATCTCCCCCATCGCTTTGTCCAGGTGGAAGCCATTCCCCGAACCGGCTCAGGAAAAATCCAGCGAGGAAAGCTTCGGCAGTGGCTGGTTGAGGGGTTGGTCTCTTCTTTGGGTTAAAGACAGACTCCCAATAAAGTCACCTCCCTCTCAGGCCCATACGCCAAACCACTCCAACTCAAATTAGGACGCCTATAAGGGGAAAAATTTGACCCGGTTGCGTCCAGCCTGTTTAGCGGCATAGAGCGCCTCATCCGCCAGCTTGATCATCCCTTGGGGGCCTTTTTCGGGCTGTACCTGGGAAAAAATGGCAATCCCGATACTGATGGTGACTTGGAGACCATCCACCAGCATGTTGGCCACTTTAACCCGAAACCGATCCGCTGCATCCATGATGCCGGGAGTGATGGTGGAGGGCATGATGATGCAAAACTCCTCCCCCCCAAAACGGCAGCAATAGTCCAGAGAGCGGAAGTGATCCTTCATCTCGTGGGCCAACGCCTGGAGCACCCGATCTCCCTGATCGTGGCCGTGCTCGTCGTTAAATTTTTTAAAGTGGTCCACATCAAAGAGCAAAATCCCAAATTCGGTGCCATAACGCTTGGCACGCTGGAACTCTGCTGCCAATATTTCATCCAAACGCCTCCGGTTGAGCAGCCCGGTCAGGCCATCGGTGTG includes:
- a CDS encoding PAS domain S-box protein yields the protein MGILKSKLLRNLFMLSVLLAASLPLFTVYVTYPAFIDLLTQSKEAEAERVAGHMSYYLTLDPQAQDPSFEVVQAHLDEWNQLQKDFTIHKYRLFSSAGQIIAGSQAEELGQINTKPYFHKIVSQGRIFTKTVTKNHRSMEGEIIPLDVVETYVPLMRKGVFFGAFEIYFDITRERDTLEQMLFRSLAILFGVALVLFLLVILALHRAGKVSLKKEEADRRIRTNEARLRAILGTALDAVISIDEKGRIMEFNPAAEKLFGYSAEEVIGQEMAAFLIPPEVREQHRQGLDNYLKSGQGRILNSLIEVQALRADGSRIETELAITVVPVAEGQFFFTAYLRDITERKRMLESLREALSSAQEASQAKSAFLAIMSHEIRTPMNAILGMAELLAESNLTPEQQRHVRIFNRAGESLLTLINDILDLSKIEAGQLEIESVAFDLPQLVRDIVDIFREVASLKGITIDHEIVDPLMHKVIGDETRLRQILFNLMGNAVKFTDEGQVVLKVQPTHRAGEKERLRFSVIDSGIGIPKEKQSTIFAPFTQVDSSTSRRHGGTGLGLAICNNLVEMMGGHLQVKSQPSQGSTFHFTVRLPRVVTAEEGVLADADILNRVSPLSVSGIPQSQQPALDLEPIRPMSILLVDDSEDNRVLIQAFLKKEPHRIDMAENGQEALEKLQANTYDLTFMDMQMPVMDGYTATRNYRRWEREKGLKSIPIIALTAFAMKEDTDRILAAGCDLHLTKPIRKVQLLSVIRNYQ
- a CDS encoding diguanylate cyclase, which produces MWTRQSLIYPILAMLALTALASIVSGYYINYLPVHKNIHRDLALSLETVREAVQTNLDEELLGLDRLARVLQGDRLLKRGLVKHSEDPEAGLNILRRKLDVYFPGLGADLLLIVDAKGGLIYRAHAPGDQSPTPLTPGIEKALAGETVRITLEDERGLLHAVHTPLFDQGNVQGVVVVGNRIGPPQAAFANSRFDTLVSIALPGKVLSDPLASPGNWLPISDARVKKAIALEKPLFWEEHDLARAQHIAPIHLGDRTLAIVTHIDLVPSHGALFQSSYRLMWLAVVLFMLVLLLGIGAYYFLIHPLRKLFAKASVLLDVCATSVSDDVTNSGTATVDGNEIKRLDHALEMASFTVYAHIGQLHEQKEKFANMAVKDPLTGLGNRRLFDDILSTALALCQRHGGQLAVFYLDLDHFKPINDTLGHDIGDLLLKEVAGRLHHTLRDSDAVFRLGGDEFAAILTQCADEKIAMTLAGRLNDVVSKPYRLNGHVCKIGVSIGIAIFPIHGADAKELLKRADTALYAAKEGGRGNFRVYDHASEAN
- a CDS encoding acyl--CoA ligase yields the protein MPLPRQNIALMIAQAWQPILDRPIYALDAKLLDRRAFLNLALLRAIALGKQAARGDRILVLAGRGVESFIDIVAVWGMGGVIVPVAGEAPDEQIRILSTISGAVALCGNRDIPGLTTIDTSQMSQGDTASSPVFENARGFPIQDDPDRPEDLCAILFTSGSTGTPKGVRISHRSLAGNAQGTLAQLPMDGDDRLFINIGFHFTSAICHFLACAFSEACLIGVEKKQMPRDMLEAIIRNRATLFGGAPVQIRWIGQHLKSVASSKNLEKLPLTGVISSGDHLPVEVIETFRLHAYGIKIYTLYGLTETGGRFCFLPPEELEERAGSVGKPIKGLTLKVVHPENGSSMEPGEVGEIIAGGELLFDGYFNNPEATRKGLTKAGFRTGDLGYCDEEGFLFVQGRLDDVFKVNGQKVSAVVIMERMMALGWFQDVGVIARETEPFGTVPVAFCVMKPGVDFHKGRTLRALRKQLSGNHLPHRFVQVEAIPRTGSGKIQRGKLRQWLVEGLVSSLG